From a single Lolium rigidum isolate FL_2022 chromosome 7, APGP_CSIRO_Lrig_0.1, whole genome shotgun sequence genomic region:
- the LOC124675758 gene encoding 40S ribosomal protein S8: MGISRDSMHKRRATGGKMKAWRKKRKYELGRQPANTKLSSNKTVRRVRVRGGNVKWRALRLDTGNFSWGSEAVTRKTRLLDVVYNASNNELVRTQTLVKNAIVQVDAAPFKGWYLTHYGVDIGRKKKTTAAAKKDAAEGQEGEVAAAATEEAKKSNNVQRKLEKRQQGRTLDAHIEEQFSGGRLLACISSRPGQCGRADGYILEGKELEFYMRKLQKKKGKGASA; the protein is encoded by the exons ATGG GTATCTCCCGTGACTCCATGCACAAGCGCCGGGCCACCGGTGGGAAGATGAAGGCGTGGAGGAAGAAGCGAAA GTATGAGCTCGGCCGCCAGCCAGCTAACACTAAGCTGTCCAGCAACAAGACTGTGAGGAGGGTCCGTGTCCGTGGAGGTAATGTGAAGTGGAGGGCTCTGCGCCTGGATACTGGCAACTTCTCATGGGGAAGTGAGGCTGTGACCCGCAAGACCCGTCTCCTGGATGTGGTTTACAACGCATCAAACAACGAGCTTGTTCGCACCCAGACTCTTGTGAAGAACGCCATTGTCCAAGTTGATGCTGCTCCCTTCAAGGGGTGGTATCTGACACACTATGGAGTGGACATTGGTCGCAAGAAGAAGACCACTGCTGCTGCAAAGAAGGACGCAGCTGAG GGACAAGAGGGTGAGGTAGCTGCAGCTGCCACAGAGGAGGCAAAGAAGAGTAACAATGTCCAGCGGAAGCTGGAGAAGCGTCAGCAGGGACGCACTCTGGATGCCCACATTGAAGAGCAGTTCAGTGGTGGAAGGCTGCTGGCCTGCATCTCTTCCCGCCCTGGGCAGTGTGGCAGGGCTGATGG GTACATCCTGGAGGGCAAAGAGCTGGAGTTCTACATGAGGAAGCTCCAGAAGAAGAAGGGCAAGGGTGCCTCTGCTTAG